The DNA region CGCTATCTTAAATCAGTTTGCTCAATGGGAGCAACCTAATGAATCGCTTAGGGCGCTATGTTCAAAAGTTTAATGCGTTTCATATAGCACGAGATGATTTACCAACAACCACTCACTTTGGTCGTCCTCAGCATTCCACTATCCGCTCATCGCGTTCCTCCAGAAAGCGGGTGTGAAAACGGCCTTCCAGAAAGTCCTGGTCCTGAAGGATTTTGAGATGAAACGGCACCGTCGTCGCTACTCCTTCGACAATAAAGGATTGCAGCGCTTCCCGGGCGCGGCGTACGGCGAAGGGCCGGTCACTATCCCAAACCACCAGCTTGGCGATCAGCGAGTCATAATGCGGGGGAACGGTATACCCGGTAAAACAATGTGAATCGACTCGTATGCCCGGTCCCCGGGGTATATCAAAACGGGTAAGGGTGCCCGGCGAGGGCATGAAATTCCGTTCAGGGTCCTCGGCGTTTATTCTCATTTCAATGGAATGACCCCGCGCCTGAATATCACGCTGGGTCACCCGCAGCGGCTCTCCCGCGCTGGTTCGGATCTGCTCTCGGACGATATCCACCCCGGTCACCAACTCCGTCACTGGGTGTTCCACCTGAATTCTGGCGTTTAGCTCCATAAAATAAAATTCTCCGGAATTGGTCACCAGGAATTCAAAGGTGCCGCAGGTTGTATACTCCAGGGTACGCGCTGCCGTAACCGCGGCCTGGAGGATCCGTTCCCTGAGGTCTGGATCGATGCCGGGAGAAGGTGATTCTTCCAGTATTTTCTGCCGTCTTCTCTGAAGAGAACACTCTCTCTCCCCCAGATGGATGACCTGACCATGCCGGTCGGCGAGAATCTGGACTTCAATGTGGCGGGAACTGCCAAGCAGTTTTTCGATATACACTTCGGCACAGCCAAAGGCGAACCCAGCCTCTCGGCAGGCCCCGTTGAACGCATCGGCCAGCACCGATTCCGACTCGACAACGCGGATTCCCCGCCCTCCGCCACCCAAACAGGCTTTGATCATCAGCGGATACCCTATTTCCCCGGAGATTTGGCGGGCTTCGCTCAGATCGCTCACCGTTCCGCTTGAGCCGGGAATCACCGGAACTCCCGCTTGAAGAAGCTTTCTTTTAGCCTGAAGCTTATTTTTCATATCCCGGAGGACCGCCACGTCCGGACCGATAAAGGTGATCCCCTGCCCGGTCACCAGTTCGGCAAACTTGATGTTTTCCGATAAGAATCCATATCCGGGGTGTACCGCGTCACAGCGGGTCAGTTGACAGGCTTTTAATATCTTTTCCTGATTCAAATAGGTTTCCAGAGGCATATTTCCTCCCAGGAAAACCTTTTGGTCAACAAAGTCAAGATGCAGGAGATTCCGATCCGCTTCGGAATACACCCCCACCGTCTTCAAACCAAGCTCACGGCAGGCCCGGACGATCCGCAGGGCAATCTCACCCCGGTTCGCAACAAGCACTTTTTCAAACACCCGGCTCACCTCAGTCCATCCTTGATAAATCGACCCAACAACCGCCGCTGAGACATCGCTTAGCAGGTTATCACACGTCTCATCATACCGCGATGTTTTCCTCGGGAAAAACTAGAATATCCTGCCTTTCTTTATGCCAACGGAGCATCAATAAAGAGAAAAAGCCCACCCGGCCCACATACATGGTGATAATAATTAAGAATTTGCTGAAACTCGCCAACTCCGCGGTGATGCCCATGGAGAGGCCCACCGTCCCAAACGCCGAAAATACTTCGAAAATAACCGGCATCGGGGCCAGGGGTTGAATGCTCAAAATGACGACGATGATCCCCAGCAGGAAAAAGACAGCCATAACCACCAGAGAAATCGCCCGGTTGAGCACGACCGGGGAAATCCTCCGGCGGGCGATTTCGACATGGCTTTTCCCCTGGAGGGTAGAAAGCACCAAACCCAGCACCAAGGCCAGCACCGTCGTTTTCACCCCACCCCCTGTCCCCCCCGGCGAGGCGCCGATAAACATGAGCCCGATCATCAGGAACAAGGTTGGCGGAGTATGAGCTCCAATAGGCAAGGTATGGAACCCGGCGGTACGGGGAGCGCTGGATTGGAAAAGGCTGTTCATAATCTTTTCGGAAAAGCTCAGCGCCCCCAGTGTCTCGGGATTGTTCCATTCGAACAACAGGATGAGACCGGTCCCCAAAGCAATCAGGCACACGGTCGTCCTAATCACGACCTGCACATGGAGGCTGTAGTCGCGCTTTCGGTGGATCACTTCGGCCATGACGATAAACCCGATCCCCCCCAGGATAAACAAGGCCATCACCACCAGGATGACTAACGGGTCACCGGAAAACCCTTCCAGGTTGGTGCTGAATACGGAAAAACCGGCGTTGCAGAAGGCGGAAACCGCATGGAAGATCGCCGAGAAGAACGCCCGTCCGGGGGGCAGGATCCGGACGAAGGCCATAAACAAGAGGCTGGCCCCGATCATTTCCACAAAAAAAGTGTATTTGATGATGGTGATAGTAAAACGCACCACTCCGCCTGGCGCGATCAGGCTGAGTGATTCCTTGATCGCCAGGCGGTCCCGATACTCGATCCGCCGCCGGAAGATCAAAGCCAGGATCGTGCTGAAAGTCATATACCCCAACCCGCCGGCCTGAATGAGGATCAGGATCACAACCTGTCCCAGGGGACTAAAGAAGGTCGCAGTATCGACCACGATCAAACCGGTTACACAGATCGCCGAAGCCGATGTGAACAGAGCGTCGATGAAGGTGAGTCGGTTTCCCGCCGTGACCATCGAGGGTAGCGACAGGAGAAGTGCTCCGATGAGGATGATCATAGCATACCCGAACAGGATAAGATAAGCCGGACTTAAGCGGTGGATCAATCCTCCAATTCGGTCGGACAGGTTTCCGAACCCGCTTTTGTTGTCACCGGCCAGTTGTTGTAGGGCAGTTAATCGTTTCTTCAGCGTCTCCAACCCCATGGAAAAACATATTACACCTTTTCCCAGGAAAAACAACCGAACTCTTCTCGTGAATTCGGCGGGCTGCAATCAGATGCCACATTCTTCATCCGGGGCCTTCCGCCCGCTACCAGATGCTACCGGAGGAGCTAATCTGTCGGCGGGACCGACAGGAGCATTTATGAAAATTGGCGATGGGATAAAGGGTGTAAAGATTTTTTACCCTTCTGCCCCTCACCGTTTTATTTACAGAGGAGACGGG from Atribacteraceae bacterium includes:
- a CDS encoding acetyl-CoA carboxylase biotin carboxylase subunit, with product MSRVFEKVLVANRGEIALRIVRACRELGLKTVGVYSEADRNLLHLDFVDQKVFLGGNMPLETYLNQEKILKACQLTRCDAVHPGYGFLSENIKFAELVTGQGITFIGPDVAVLRDMKNKLQAKRKLLQAGVPVIPGSSGTVSDLSEARQISGEIGYPLMIKACLGGGGRGIRVVESESVLADAFNGACREAGFAFGCAEVYIEKLLGSSRHIEVQILADRHGQVIHLGERECSLQRRRQKILEESPSPGIDPDLRERILQAAVTAARTLEYTTCGTFEFLVTNSGEFYFMELNARIQVEHPVTELVTGVDIVREQIRTSAGEPLRVTQRDIQARGHSIEMRINAEDPERNFMPSPGTLTRFDIPRGPGIRVDSHCFTGYTVPPHYDSLIAKLVVWDSDRPFAVRRAREALQSFIVEGVATTVPFHLKILQDQDFLEGRFHTRFLEERDERIVEC
- a CDS encoding TrkH family potassium uptake protein, producing the protein MGLETLKKRLTALQQLAGDNKSGFGNLSDRIGGLIHRLSPAYLILFGYAMIILIGALLLSLPSMVTAGNRLTFIDALFTSASAICVTGLIVVDTATFFSPLGQVVILILIQAGGLGYMTFSTILALIFRRRIEYRDRLAIKESLSLIAPGGVVRFTITIIKYTFFVEMIGASLLFMAFVRILPPGRAFFSAIFHAVSAFCNAGFSVFSTNLEGFSGDPLVILVVMALFILGGIGFIVMAEVIHRKRDYSLHVQVVIRTTVCLIALGTGLILLFEWNNPETLGALSFSEKIMNSLFQSSAPRTAGFHTLPIGAHTPPTLFLMIGLMFIGASPGGTGGGVKTTVLALVLGLVLSTLQGKSHVEIARRRISPVVLNRAISLVVMAVFFLLGIIVVILSIQPLAPMPVIFEVFSAFGTVGLSMGITAELASFSKFLIIITMYVGRVGFFSLLMLRWHKERQDILVFPEENIAV